Proteins from one Chaetodon auriga isolate fChaAug3 chromosome 19, fChaAug3.hap1, whole genome shotgun sequence genomic window:
- the sec16a gene encoding protein transport protein Sec16A isoform X4, producing the protein MQPPPRTGPPGASGPPPSGPNMFRRTRPHKHTAAATATMPPATQPMTDPFAFVRAPPPMAAGGLPTIPNSNPPPMQAPPNPMYSQACSGLPPQPHTLEDVPAAPPGPPPSSLPGVTLFNPHSAASPSLFQAPSPSGYASSSQSEQGYFNSREQTPSMATDPPLVASAPAPCQTPFNQEFQGHPPQPVPFQPVPPNATSSQWAPDHGSRPPSVQNYFQPTSDPPPQTFNLPQQTQMYPTHTPPPHHNTPTPPTQPGHPPIQAPLPIQNAVKAPASQWPDPNASQHQNSHFQTQSYFSQSSAPQDSWFSQPPQDSGYHQMGTGLGHPQPRPDSAGSQHVPNTGPGPSPAPAPAPYSQESGTLSMFFKNNDVENEETLAGERNKAVNGSPGSFQQNSSPQAYSGHADAPLDYQEPSLQDHSHLPYMIDGNHATQGIAQNPPDSQYDHVENLECVPNQEVLPSETLGSPAATAAHGVDQFETGPNLETPDSVPRPMRSASVSSNYSNMSHGSGSGTRRPQGVVGTFIQQESPRLTDEANLSAATGGYFEQIDTSPAGDAGAQQSSLEQMWPPTPSPPKPTGIFQASANSSFEPVRSHGVGVRPPEVDRAKMVAEGGADSTPGNLEQPPDNMENIYGQGHPLPPGAVGGAPHVTHPMVHSHSRPSSRAFGANRPCESPATTLWAQNDPASLGANILLAPAAPTVLAPLREPSADVIQPPEDGPLDLQPSQRIQPTSQQHSENLENPPKVTKDAQQGLSVKGNAPVQAPASSSTPQAPPTPSQAAINTQPPPADPPKTSESQSALQGQNIAPPVAVSGAQPSHSQYPTPVQGPGAGSGPPPAAAFPPGPRGPVPPGASQQAPAEPPRPPSSAGSQQGYGPPAQVPGQMYGGYYGNYGEYPDGRAPYPPGQFPPLHGDPRAQQYYQDGAYRNRADSWYGRYEGQPSTYRDPNYQYREPQPERPSSRTSQYSDRPSSRQGYPDDYHRANRSAYSEYYADYAKHYDYGGYNYGQYDPRYRGYYDQSYWSNYDDSYRGNHYNQQMYHPRKDGYDDQWRYYPGYDASFDDDYRRRGEMYGDEFDRRSIHSEQSAHSVHSSHSQHSRRSSFSSRSQQSQVYRSQPDLVSAVYDTTSSTLAVDYSYGQYPNQTDASQNYSQYLYPSEYTADSTWIAPEQPPPRPATPEKFTIPHRCARFGPGGHLVQVLPNLPSAGQPALVDIHSMETMLQDTPEQGELRAFPGPLVKEETHKVDVIKFSQNKALECSRDNNLLDRDSARLLWDFIMLLCRQNGTVVGTDIADLLLKEHRSVWLPGKSPNEANLIDFNNEPLARAEEEPGAGPLSLLSDTFMTVPENIGKETERFRELLLFGRKKDALEAAMKGGLWGHALLLASKMDNRTHARVMTRFANSLPINDPLQTVYQLMSGRMPASATCCGEEKWGDWRPHLAMVLSNLTHTLDLDTRTITTMGDTLASKGLIDAAHFCYLMAQVGLGVFTKKSTKMVLIGSNHSLSFYQFATNEAIQRTEAYEYAQSLGSQPCSLPNFQVFKLIYACRLAEAGLSAQAFHYCEVIARTVLMQPSYFSSVFISQIIQISEKLRFFDPQLKEKPEQELFNEPEWLIHLRQLDGQIRKGVITYNEDRTTPTQFDCSSPSSDLDQPSPPEPYSMPVEVDGPTPDNPLMSSLLPGPPPQGVQLMPPAPTSILQDGMAPPQPLPSNDVPQFYPVPPSGPPGQIPISGYPPQDPGFAPPPFQPQPEQQEMYPGAHQQQFPPPLQMGQMSPHMPLQVPHSPVQMNNPPPQMPHHMPPSPGHMPPVEQLSQAPSEMHVAQPISSSPPRSSFTPQMDFYDHMAHMGPGRRSRTTSQSSMHMASGRRSRTTSESSTHSAGRERSNSAVKQASPPPPSIPEQPRKEEAKKVKKDSPKKGGGGGWLNWLYRKGKNEAHLPDDKNKSIVWDEDKQKWVDLNEPEEESKPPPPPPSGFPMMPHMPGPGGPAAPPSSGPPVNMFSRKAGTRSRYVDVLNPSRTAKPAGLAPAPADIFAPLAPMPMPANLFVPSSAPDDQQPLEGCEGGNLEQNSPNTSAAPQMFNPTLLPPAPEGPPVPDGSQSGELSRSSSMSSLSREVSQHLNQSHPVQGAAPTGGVTFYNPAQFAQTSAPSGGGHRPGRLGGQRQYPVLK; encoded by the exons ATGCAGCCCCCTCCTCGGACTGGACCTCCAGGGGCCTCAGGCCCTCCTCCGTCTGGACCCAATATGTTCCGCAGGACCAGGCCACACAAGCATACAGCAGCAGCTACTGCCACAATGCCACCCGCTACTCAACCCATGACAGACCCTTTCGCTTTTGTTAGAGCACCTCCTCCTATGGCTGCAGGTGGTCTCCCAACAATACCCAATAGCAACCCACCACCAATGCAAGCCCCACCTAACCCCATGTACTCTCAAGCTTGCTCAGGGTTGCCTCCACAACCACATACACTGGAGGATGTCCCAGCTGCTCCCCCTGGCCCCCCACCATCGTCTCTGCCAGGGGTGACCCTTTTCAACCCTCACAGTGCAGCATCCCCTAGTCTTTTCCAAGCACCCAGTCCCTCAGGATATGCATCCTCCTCACAGAGTGAACAGGGCTACTTCAATTCAAGAGAACAGACACCATCCATGGCCACAGACCCACCACTTGTGGCCTCAGCTCCAGCACCATGCCAGACACCTTTTAACCAAGAATTTCAAGGAcatcctcctcagcctgtgCCCTTCCAGCCTGTGCCTCCCAACGCCACGTCCTCCCAGTGGGCCCCTGATCACGGAAGTCGCCCTCCATCAGTTCAGAACTATTTCCAGCCTACCAGTGACCCTCCACCACAGACTTTTAATTTACCTCAGCAGACCCAGATGTACCCCACCCACACCCCACCACCCCATCATAACACACCCACCCCTCCAACACAACCTGGACATCCTCCGATCCAGGCCCCTCTTCCTATCCAGAACGCTGTAAAGGCCCCTGCTTCCCAGTGGCCTGATCCAAATGCATCGCAACACCAAAATTCCCATTTCCAAACTCAGAGCTACTTCAGTCAGAGCTCTGCACCCCAGGACTCATGGTTCAGCCAACCTCCACAGGATTCTGGCTACCACCAAATGGGGACTGGTCTGGGCCATCCTCAACCCCGGCCTGACTCTGCTGGATCTCAACATGTGCCCAACACAGGCCCTGGGCCTAGTCCTGCCCCTGCCCCAGCCCCATACTCTCAGGAGTCTGGTACACTCTCaatgttcttcaaaaacaatgatgtggaaaatgaagaaacactGGCTGGAGAGAGAAATAAGGCAGTGAATGGTAGTCCTGGATCCTTTCAGCAAAACAGCAGCCCGCAAGCTTACAGTGGCCATGCAGATGCTCCTTTGGATTACCAAGAACCTTCTCTGCAAGATCATTCTCATCTACCATACATGATTGATGGCAACCATGCAACACAGGGAATTGCCCAGAATCCCCCTGATTCCCAGTATGATCATGTGGAGAATTTGGAGTGTGTCCCAAACCAGGAGGTATTACCCAGTGAAACCCTTGGCAGccctgctgctactgctgcccATGGAGTAGACCAATTTGAAACCGGGCCTAACCTTGAGACTCCAGATTCTGTTCCAAGACCAATGAGATCTGCCAGTGTGTCATCCAACTATAGTAATATGAGCCATGGAAGTGGAAGTGGCACTCGTCGGCCTCAGGGAGTAGTAGGTACCTTTATTCAGCAGGAAAGTCCACGTCTCACTGATGAAGCTAACCTGTCTGCTGCCACTGGAGGCTACTTTGAGCAGATTGACACCTCTCCAGCAGGAGATGCGGGTGCGCAACAGAGCTCCTTGGAGCAGATGTGGCCTCCCACACCAAGCCCTCCTAAACCAACTGGTATCTTTCAGGCTAGTGCTAACAGCTCTTTTGAACCTGTGCGATCGCATGGAGTTGGTGTGCGTCCTCCTGAAGTTGATAGGGCTAAAATGGTAGCAGAAGGGGGTGCAGATTCTACACCTGGAAACCTGGAGCAGCCACCAGATAATATGGAAAATATTTATGGTCAAGGGCACCCCCTACCTCCTGGGGCTGTAGGTGGTGCACCGCATGTAACACACCCTATGGTTCATTCTCACTCTCGACCATCATCCCGAGCTTTTGGGGCCAATCGGCCCTGTGAGAGCCCCGCCACAACTCTGTGGGCTCAGAATGATCCTGCTAGCTTGGGAGCTAACATCCTCTTAGCTCCTGCAGCACCGACAGTTCTTGCCCCTTTACGAGAGCCCAGTGCCGACGTCATACAGCCTCCAGAGGATGGCCCGCTGGACCTGCAGCCCTCCCAGAGAATCCAGCCAACTTCACAGCAACACTCAGAGAACCTAGAGAACCCACCAAAG GTCACCAAAGATGCTCAGCAGGGGTTAAGTGTGAAGGGGAATGCCCCTGTCCAGGCCCCGGCCTCTTCATCTACTCCACAGGCACCACCAACACCCTCCCAAGCAGCCATAAACACCCAGCCGCCACCAGCTGATCCTCCTAAGACATCAGAGTCTCAGTCTGCACTGCAGGGACAAAATATTGCCCCTCCTGTTGCGGTGAGTGGAGCACAACCCTCCCATAGTCAGTATCCAACCCCAGTGCAGGGGCCTGGTGCTGGAAGtggtcctcctcctgctgctgccttccCTCCAGGGCCTCGAGGACCAGTACCTCCAGGAGCTTCCCAGCAAGCTCCTGCAGAGCCACCTCGACCACCCTCCTCTGCAGGCAGCCAGCAAGGCTATGGGCCCCCTGCTCAAGTGCCAGGGCAGATGTATGGTGGCTATTATGGCAATTATGGAGAATATCCAGATGGCAGAGCACCTTATCCTCCTGGCCAGTTCCCTCCTCTGCATGGGGATCCTCGAGCACAGCAATATTATCAA GATGGAGCGTACAGGAACAGAGCAGATTCTTGGTATGGCAGATATGAAGGGCAGCCCTCAACTTATCGTGATCCAAACTACCAGTACAGAGAGCCTCAGCCAGAGCGACCCAGCTCCAGGACCAGTCAGTACTCTGACAGGCCCTCATCCAG GCAAGGCTATCCAGACGATTACCACAGAGCAAACCGAAGTGCCTATAGTGAATATTATGCAGATTACGCCAAGCACTATGATTATGGAG GATACAACTATGGACAGTATGACCCGCGATATAGAGGGTACTATGATCAGTCCTACTGGTCTAATTACGATGACAGCTACAGAGGCAACCACTATAATCAACAGATGTATCATCCCAG GAAAGACGGCTATGATGATCAGTGGCGATACTATCCTGGTTATGATGCCAGTTTTGACGATGATTATCGACGTCGTGGAGAAATGTACGGCGACGAGTTTGACCGACGCAGCATCCACAGCGAGCAGTCGGCACACAGTGTGCACAGCTCTCACAGCCAGCACAGCAGACGGAGCAGCTTCAGCTCACGGTCACAACAG AGCCAGGTTTACAGAAGCCAGCCTGACTTGGTGTCAGCAGTCTATGACACCACATCATCCACTTTGGCTGTGGACTACTCCTATGGACAGTACCCGAACCAGACTGATGCTTCCCAGAACTACAGCCAGTACCTCTATCCCTCTGAGTATACTGCAGACAGCACCTGGATCGCTCCTGAGCAAC CTCCTCCTCGACCTGCGACCCCAGAGAAGTTCACCATACCCCACCGTTGTGCCCGCTTTGGACCTGGTGGTCATCTGGTCCAAGTTCTGCCCAATCTGCCCTCAGCTGGACAGCCTGCTCTGGTTGATATCCACAGCATGGAG ACCATGCTGCAGGACACCCCGGAGCAGGGAGAGCTACGAGCTTTTCCGGGACCTCTTGTTAA GGAGGAGACCCATAAGGTGGACGTGATAAAGTTCTCCCAGAACAAAGCGCTGGAGTGTTCCCGAGACAACAACCTCTTGGACAGGGACTCTGCCCGCCTGCTCTGGGACTTCATTATGCTGCTCTGTAGACAGAACGGG ACTGTAGTCGGCACAGACATCGCTGACCTCTTGCTGAAGGAGCACCGTTCTGTCTGGCTGCCTGGCAAAAGCCCTAATGAAGCCAACTTGATAGATTTTAACAACGAACCGCTTGCACGGGCCGAGGAGGAGCCGGGAGCTGGACCGCTATCCCTCCTGTCTGACACCTTCATGACTGTCCCGGAGAACATTGGCAAGGAAACAGAACGCTtcagggagctgctgctgtttggccGCAAGAAG GATGCACTAGAAGCAGCTATGAAAGGAGGTCTGTGGGGCCACGCTCTGCTGTTGGCCAGTAAAATGGACAACAGGACACACGCTCGTGTCATGACAAG GTTTGCCAACAGTTTGCCCATCAATGACCCTCTCCAGACAGTGTACCAGCTCATGTCAGGGAGGATGCCGGCGTCAGCCACT TGCTGCGGAGAGGAGAAGTGGGGTGACTGGCGCCCTCACCTGGCCATGGTGCTGTctaacctcacacacaccctggacctggacACTCGCACAATCACCACCATGGGTGACACTCTCG CTTCCAAGGGGCTGATCGACGCCGCACACTTCTGCTACTTGATGGCTCAAGTTGGTTTGGGAGttttcacaaagaaaagcaccAAGATGGTTCTGATTGGCTCCAACCACAG tttgtcattttaccAATTTGCAACCAATGAAGCCATCCAGAGGACTGAGGCCTATGAGTACGCTCAGTCTCTGGGCTCCCAGCCGTGCTCACTGCCCAATTTCCAG GTGTTCAAGTTGATCTATGCATGCCGCTTGGCTGAAGCAGGCCTGAGTGCTCAGGCTTTCCACTACTGTGAAGTTATCGCGAGGACTGTCCTCATGCAGCCTTCATActtctcttctgttttcataaGCCAAATCATACAG atATCTGAAAAGCTGCGATTCTTTGATCCACAACTGAAGGAGAAGCCGGAGCAGGAGTTGTTCAATGAGCCTGAATGGCTGATCCACCTGAGACAGCTGGATGGACAGAtcagg AAGGGGGTGATTACATACAATGAAGACAGAACGACTCCCACACAGTTCGACTGCAGCAGCCCCAGCTCTGACTTGGACCAGCCAAGTCCACCTGAACCTTACAGCATGCCTGTGGAGGTAGATGGCCCCACGCCTGACAACCCCCTAATGAGCTCATTACTGCCCGGGCCTCCTCCGCAGGGAGTGCAACTGAtgcctccag CTCCCACCTCCATCCTCCAAGATGGCATGGCCCCGCCTCAGCCGTTACCCTCCAACGATGTGCCCCAGTTCTACCCAGTACCCCCGAGTGGACCACCAGGCCAGATCCCCATCTCAGGCTACCCTCCACAGGATCCTGGCTTTGCCCCTCCTCCCTTCCAGCCTCAACCTGAGCAGCAAGAAATGTACCCAGGAGCCCATCAGCAGCagttcccccctcctcttcaaATGGGCCAAATGTCTCCCCACATGCCCCTTCAGGTGCCACATTCACCTGTACAGATGAACAACCCCCCACCCCAGATGCCTCACCACATGCCGCCGTCTCCCGGGCATATGCCACCTGTAGAGCAGCTGTCCCAGGCGCCATCAGAGATGCACGTTGCTCAGCCAATATCATCCTCCCCTCCCAGAAGCTCCTTCACACCGCAGATGGACTTCTACGACCATATGGCTCACATG GGTCCTGGGAGGAGATCAAGGACTACTTCACAATCTTCAATGCATAtg gCTTCAGGACGTCGCTCTCGCACCACCTCTGAATCTTCCACTCACTCTGCCGGACGAGAGCGGAGCAACTCTGCTGTCAAGCAggcctctccacctccaccttcaaTTCCTGAACAGCCCCGCAAAGAAGAGGCTAAGAAAGTCAAGAAAGACTCGCCCAAAAAG ggtggtggtggtggctggCTGAACTGGCTCTATAGGAAGGGGAAGAATGAGGCTCACTTGccagatgacaaaaacaaatct ATTGTGTGGGATGAAGACAAGCAGAAATGGGTCGACTTGAACGAGCCTGAAGAGGAG AGTAAgccccctccaccaccccccTCTGGCTTCCCCATGATGCCTCACATGCCTGGCCCTGGAGGGCCTGCTGCACCCCCGAGTAGTGGTCCTCCTGTCAACATGTTCTCCAGGAAAGCAG GCACGAGGAGCAGATATGTGGATGTTCTGAACCCCAGCAGGACCGCGAAACCGGCCGGATTAGCTCCTGCTCCGGCAGACATCTTTGCTCCTTTGGCACCAATGCCCATGCCTGCAAACCTATTTGTGCCTAGTTCAG CTCCTGACGATCAACAACCTCTAGAGGGCTGTGAAGGAGGAAATCTGGAGCAGAATTCACCAAACACCAGCGCTGCTCCACAG ATGTTCAACCCCACACTGCTACCACCTGCCCCAGAGGGTCCTCCAGTGCCTGATGGCTCACAGTCTGGAGAG CTCTCGCGTTCTAGCTCAATGAGCTCTTTATCACGCGAAGTGAGTCAGCATTTAAACCAG AGTCATCCTGTCCAGGGCGCTGCACCCACTGGAGGCGTCACCTTTTATAACCCTGCACAGTTTGCACAG ACGAGTGCACCATCAGGAGGTGGACACCGCCCTGGTCGTTTGGGCGGTCAGCGCCAGTACCCAGTGTTGAAGTAA